The proteins below come from a single Roseiflexus sp. RS-1 genomic window:
- a CDS encoding DUF2231 domain-containing protein, producing MSPLHPFTVHLPIGLLIGNAIMTALYLWRGDRSLETAAYHCLWLGWLLLLPAVVTGTIDAARQVFDPLRPRDDALVWVNAHALTGVAIMVVYWQAWQARRRNPAILDDAGARRSYLALLTLGAMLVVLTGWLGGQLVYSLRLGIEM from the coding sequence ATGTCTCCTCTCCATCCATTCACAGTTCATCTTCCGATCGGTCTGCTGATCGGGAATGCCATCATGACGGCGCTCTACCTCTGGCGTGGCGATCGTTCGCTGGAAACAGCGGCATATCATTGCCTGTGGCTGGGATGGCTGCTCTTGTTACCTGCTGTTGTCACCGGAACGATCGATGCCGCGCGACAGGTGTTCGATCCGCTGCGCCCCAGGGACGACGCGCTGGTCTGGGTTAATGCGCACGCACTGACGGGAGTGGCAATAATGGTCGTATACTGGCAGGCATGGCAGGCGCGACGACGGAACCCGGCAATCCTGGACGATGCCGGAGCGCGGCGCAGCTACCTGGCGCTGCTGACGCTGGGGGCAATGCTGGTTGTGCTGACCGGATGGCTGGGAGGGCAGCTGGTCTATTCGCTGCGCCTGGGAATAGAAATGTAA
- a CDS encoding S8 family serine peptidase, with protein MHASGVLAASPESIGETLASGQQVTRPLVITNTGTTPITALLYEAYAQPSLAMAHAWGPASVPLPQQEQSLDPRLATQLDEPSERGAFIVYLHDQADLSAAYGITDWGERGWFVYRTLVEHAERTQRALRAELSARGLAYRPFWIVNAVYVEGTLTDAQALERRADVALVRTDARVAVAPQVSAPASLDERCSSDGNPVCWNIRAIGADRVWNEFGITGQGVTVASIDTGVLGIHPALRDRYRGALGGGMYDHNYNWYDPQGVFPMPVDQNGHGTHTTGTIVGSRPGGERFGVAPGARWIAAQGCDGSFCSESDLFAAAQWILAPTDLNDRNPRPDLRPMIVNNSWAGGSNDPWYAGYTAAWRAAGIFPVFAAGNGVGACRTIASPGDYADVVAVGATNRSGSIASFSLRGPAADGRMKPDFVAPGDGGIYSASLNDGYTTLRGTSMATPHVAGVAALLYAANPALIGDYDATYAILRDTARRRDDPQCGVVAGGGNNVYGWGLIDAHAAVARARVDVPWLRLPTTTLNLDPGQSASVNVTLDASGVATPGIYTARIQIYAGDLTLPPVTVTVTMVVTGAGGTLVTGIVRDAETGTPLAATVRTENGASTTTAADGTFALVLTTGVHTLTASARSYAPRQRTITVPTDGSVDFGLLLDAPQVALSTDYVTATLDFNTSVTRTVTITNTGTRPLTFEAKVGYAPFGIYRSDEPGGPVYRWIDLPPDAPTLELTNTTRIDGVPLGLTFPLYTYTVTETSITSDGTLMFDWPYPYTGLLERCLPATEAFFNLLAPFRTDLDPSRGGIVRYGTVNNGTTFVVSFEDVPTAAGPPDHTFTFQTLLHQDGRIVYQYRDLGALPERLSVGIQKSLNQVQRIGCGADTPIAPGLAIEFRPQFRPEGWVIVNPEKGSLEPGASTNLTFTYFWQAPPQGNHLRTTIVISSSDPRRRTATIMTEAAMRPAPHVVWLGIVAR; from the coding sequence GTGCATGCATCAGGAGTTCTTGCCGCTTCTCCTGAGTCAATCGGTGAAACGCTGGCGTCGGGTCAGCAGGTCACGCGACCGCTGGTTATCACGAATACCGGGACAACCCCGATCACCGCCTTGCTGTACGAAGCGTATGCGCAACCATCGCTGGCAATGGCGCATGCCTGGGGTCCTGCCAGCGTACCATTGCCACAGCAGGAACAATCGCTCGACCCGCGCCTGGCAACGCAACTGGACGAACCCTCCGAGCGTGGTGCGTTCATTGTCTATTTGCACGACCAGGCAGACCTGAGCGCGGCGTATGGCATAACCGACTGGGGGGAACGCGGGTGGTTCGTTTACCGCACGCTGGTCGAACACGCGGAGCGCACCCAGCGTGCTCTGCGCGCTGAACTGTCGGCGCGCGGTCTGGCATACCGACCATTCTGGATTGTCAATGCGGTCTATGTCGAAGGAACGCTCACCGATGCGCAGGCGCTGGAACGACGCGCCGACGTTGCGCTGGTTCGCACCGATGCGCGTGTGGCGGTTGCGCCGCAGGTGTCGGCGCCAGCGAGTCTCGATGAGCGTTGCAGTTCGGACGGTAATCCGGTGTGCTGGAATATCCGGGCGATTGGCGCCGACCGGGTCTGGAATGAGTTTGGCATCACCGGTCAGGGAGTCACCGTTGCGTCAATCGACACCGGCGTGTTGGGGATCCATCCGGCGCTGCGCGACCGGTATCGCGGCGCGCTTGGCGGCGGAATGTACGATCACAACTACAACTGGTACGATCCGCAGGGTGTGTTTCCGATGCCGGTCGATCAGAACGGGCACGGCACCCACACCACCGGCACGATCGTCGGCAGTCGACCGGGCGGTGAGCGGTTCGGCGTTGCGCCGGGCGCACGGTGGATTGCTGCGCAGGGGTGCGATGGGTCATTCTGTAGCGAAAGCGATCTGTTTGCCGCCGCGCAGTGGATCCTGGCGCCGACCGATCTCAACGACCGCAATCCGCGACCGGACCTTCGCCCGATGATTGTCAACAACTCATGGGCAGGCGGCAGCAACGACCCATGGTATGCCGGCTATACCGCCGCCTGGCGCGCAGCGGGCATCTTTCCGGTCTTCGCGGCGGGCAACGGCGTCGGCGCCTGCCGCACAATTGCGTCTCCAGGCGATTATGCCGATGTGGTGGCAGTCGGCGCCACCAATCGCAGCGGTTCGATTGCATCATTCAGTCTGCGCGGTCCTGCCGCCGATGGGCGGATGAAGCCGGACTTCGTCGCTCCCGGTGATGGCGGCATTTACTCTGCATCGCTCAATGACGGGTACACAACACTGCGCGGCACATCAATGGCGACTCCGCATGTCGCCGGGGTGGCTGCGCTGCTTTACGCTGCCAATCCGGCGCTGATCGGCGATTACGACGCAACCTATGCCATCCTGCGCGACACGGCGCGGCGGCGAGATGATCCGCAGTGTGGCGTCGTAGCAGGGGGCGGGAACAATGTCTACGGGTGGGGGTTGATCGACGCACACGCGGCTGTTGCCCGCGCGCGCGTTGATGTTCCCTGGTTGCGCCTCCCGACGACGACCCTGAACCTTGATCCCGGTCAAAGCGCATCCGTCAACGTGACCCTCGACGCCAGCGGTGTTGCAACACCCGGAATCTACACGGCGCGCATCCAGATCTATGCCGGTGATCTGACCCTTCCGCCGGTAACAGTGACGGTCACAATGGTCGTGACCGGTGCTGGCGGTACACTGGTGACCGGCATTGTGCGTGATGCAGAGACCGGTACGCCGCTTGCGGCAACAGTCCGCACTGAGAACGGCGCGAGCACAACGACTGCGGCTGACGGAACATTCGCACTGGTGCTGACCACGGGTGTCCATACCCTGACCGCTTCCGCTCGCTCGTATGCACCCCGGCAACGCACGATCACCGTGCCGACCGACGGATCGGTCGATTTTGGGTTGCTGCTCGATGCGCCGCAGGTTGCATTATCGACCGATTACGTGACAGCCACACTCGATTTCAACACCAGTGTCACGCGCACGGTAACGATCACGAACACCGGCACACGTCCATTGACGTTCGAAGCGAAGGTCGGGTATGCGCCATTCGGCATCTATCGCAGTGACGAGCCGGGGGGACCGGTGTACCGGTGGATCGACCTGCCACCTGATGCACCAACCCTGGAACTGACGAACACAACCCGGATCGATGGCGTGCCATTGGGACTGACATTCCCGCTCTATACCTACACGGTTACCGAGACCTCCATCACGTCGGATGGGACGCTGATGTTTGACTGGCCCTATCCGTACACCGGTCTGCTGGAGCGTTGTCTGCCGGCGACTGAAGCATTCTTCAACCTGCTTGCGCCATTCCGCACCGACCTTGACCCGTCGCGCGGCGGAATTGTGCGTTATGGAACGGTCAACAACGGCACAACGTTTGTGGTCAGTTTCGAGGATGTACCGACCGCCGCAGGTCCGCCGGATCACACCTTCACGTTCCAGACGTTGCTTCACCAGGATGGCCGGATTGTCTACCAGTACCGCGATCTGGGAGCGTTGCCGGAGCGTCTCAGTGTTGGGATTCAGAAAAGCCTGAACCAGGTGCAACGGATCGGTTGCGGCGCCGATACGCCGATCGCTCCGGGACTGGCCATCGAGTTCAGACCACAGTTCCGTCCGGAGGGTTGGGTGATCGTGAACCCGGAGAAAGGGTCGCTTGAACCGGGCGCCAGCACAAACCTGACGTTCACCTACTTCTGGCAGGCGCCGCCGCAGGGGAACCATCTCCGCACAACCATTGTCATCTCCAGCAGCGATCCGCGTCGCCGCACAGCAACGATTATGACTGAGGCTGCGATGCGTCCGGCGCCGCATGTGGTATGGCTGGGCATCGTGGCGCGGTAA